The candidate division KSB1 bacterium region GGCGAGCAGATCAATAAAATTTCCGCCATTTGGCGCGAGCCAAAGACCGCCATCAAAGATGAGCAATATCAGGAGTTCTATAAATTTTTCGCCAACACCAATGAAGACCCATTAAGCTGGCTCCATTTTTCGGCCGATGCACCCATTCAGTTGAGTGCATTGCTATTTTTCCCCAAGACCAACTACGAGATCATGGGGTTCAGCCCCAGGGAACATGGAGTCAACCTATTCGTCAAACGGATCTTGATCCAGACCGATAATAAGGACTTGCTGCCGCAATATCTCCGTTTTGTCAAAGGGGTGGTAGATACGGAGGATTTACCGTTAAACATTTCCCGAGAGACGCTTCAGGAGAACACCACAGTCATCAAGATCCGAAATTTGCTCATCAAGCGCATCTTGGGGCATCTATCTGAAATGGCTAACAATGAAGCGGACAAATACCGCGAGTTCTGGAACGAATTCGGCAGAATCCTCAAAGAGGGGTATTTGGATTATCCCAATCGCGAGAAGATCGCTGAGCTATTTCGCTTCAATTCTTCTGTTCACTCTGATGAAAAAGAGCTCTGCTCATTAGACGATTATATCGGTCGGATGAAAGAGGGGCAGAAGGAGATCTATTATATTTCGGGTGCCAACCGGGAAACAATTGCCAGAGATCCACATTTGGAAATTTTTAGAAAGAAAAATATCGAGGTCTTGTATCTTTACGATCCGATCGATGAATTCGTTTTTTCCGGGATGGGGCAGTACAAAGAGAAACGCCTGGTATCGGCGGATCAGGCGGATTTAAAAGCGCTGGAAGAGATCAAAGCAGAAGCAGCGCCTGAAGATCAAACCAAAGAGGAACTCAAGAAAAAATCGCGACGAGATCTGGAAAAGCTCTGCACACGGATTAAGAATATCCTGGGTGATCGAATCGAGGAAGCGCGACTATCAGAACGGCTGATCGATAGTCCTGCCGTGTTGGTCTCCAAAGATACTGGTATGTCCAGCCAAATGCAGAAAATCCTTCACGTGATCCAAAAGGATACACCGCCGCTGAAAAAGATTTTGGAGATCAACGGCACGCATCCATTGATTTTGAACCTGTTGGCGATATTTAAAAAGGACCCAAAGGCAGAATATCTTACTCGCGCTGTAGAACAACTTTTTTATAGCGTGCAGTTGCAAGATGGGTTCATTACTGATCCCCACAGCGTGGTTAGCGGAATGCAATCGCTTTTAAAGGATGCCACGGAGTGGTATATGAAAGATCATCAGATCAGCTCGGATATTCAACAGGATTAAGAAGTATAAATTTTAATCCAATTGGTAAACGTAAGTAAACTGCGCTCTTTTAAATGTTGACCGCGTGAGGGATGTCTAT contains the following coding sequences:
- the htpG gene encoding molecular chaperone HtpG, with the translated sequence MSDEPQSGVRTYKFKAEIKQLLDILARSLYTNREVFVRELVSNAADALDKVRFESIRGTELYQPELEFEIRIELDKDKKTFTIIDTGIGMTREELIKNIGTIAHSGSAEFLKRVAENEQAGPTLIGQFGVGFYSVYMVAENVEIITRSYLKDAEACRWSSDGTGSYTIEPIASAPRGTRVVVHLRDDAVEFADKYRIQNVIKKYSNFVPFPIKLDGEQINKISAIWREPKTAIKDEQYQEFYKFFANTNEDPLSWLHFSADAPIQLSALLFFPKTNYEIMGFSPREHGVNLFVKRILIQTDNKDLLPQYLRFVKGVVDTEDLPLNISRETLQENTTVIKIRNLLIKRILGHLSEMANNEADKYREFWNEFGRILKEGYLDYPNREKIAELFRFNSSVHSDEKELCSLDDYIGRMKEGQKEIYYISGANRETIARDPHLEIFRKKNIEVLYLYDPIDEFVFSGMGQYKEKRLVSADQADLKALEEIKAEAAPEDQTKEELKKKSRRDLEKLCTRIKNILGDRIEEARLSERLIDSPAVLVSKDTGMSSQMQKILHVIQKDTPPLKKILEINGTHPLILNLLAIFKKDPKAEYLTRAVEQLFYSVQLQDGFITDPHSVVSGMQSLLKDATEWYMKDHQISSDIQQD